A single window of Gavia stellata isolate bGavSte3 chromosome 14, bGavSte3.hap2, whole genome shotgun sequence DNA harbors:
- the ARL13A gene encoding ADP-ribosylation factor-like protein 13A, which yields MFHLFSHCWSWLQAIQEPVRKVTLLVMGLDNAGKTSVIMDIERALAGEVLPAAQPGQTCLRVDRFEVTLVDLPGGQRSRSTWRNHYSAAHGLLFVLDSSDLARMEEARKVLSRVLSHPDISGKPILLLANKQDTAAALLPCELIERLSLERLVNENRSPCRIEPCAAKRGPPDGPARATLQGLRWLLRAASAEESTKGPGRRKRKVKVRKKGSGQPSPAEEPEGPGGGGDSRAGVAGGLLPPNRVGQEEPAPTGKATPHPAQGMKKKKKKKIKNKIKSQEPAVEQQREEVSNLYRRAMLALKMRQEQRKPQSAIAP from the exons ATGTTCcacctcttctcccactgctggTCATGGCTGCAGGCCATACAGGAGCCTGTCAG AAAGGTGACCCTCCTCGTCATGGGGCTGGACAACGCAGGAAAAACCTCCGTCATTATGGACATAGAGAGAG CACTGGCCGGCGAGGTGCTGCCCGCGGCACAGCCCGGCCAGACCTGCCTGCGGGTGGACAGGTTCGAGGTGACACTGGTGGACCTGCCCGGGGGCCAGCGCTCCCGCAGCACCTGGCGCAACCACTACAGCGCGGCCCACGGGCTCCTCTTCGTCCTGGACTCCAGTGACCTGGCACGGATGGAGGAGGCCCGCAAGGTCCTGAGCCGCGTCCTGAGCCATCCCGACATCTCCGGGAAGCCCATCTTACT GCTGGCCAACAAGCAAGACACGGCGGCCGCCCTGCTGCCCTGCGAGCTGATCGAGCGCCTGTCCCTGGAGCGGCTGGTCAACGAGAACCGCTCGCCCTGCCGCATC GAGCCCTGCGCTGCCAAGCGGGGCCCCCCCgacggcccggcccgggccaCCCTGCAGGGGCTGCGCTGGCTCCTCcgcgccgcctccgcc GAGGAGAGCACGAAGGGCCccgggaggaggaagaggaaggtgaagGTGAGGAAGAAGGGCTCGGGGCAGCCAAGCCCAGCCGAGGAGCCGGAGGGACCAGGAGGAGGGGGCGACAGCCGAGCCGGGGTTGccggggggctgctgcctcccaacagggtggggcaggaggagcccgCGCCCACCGGGAAGGCCACCCCCCACCCAG CGCAGggcatgaaaaagaaaaagaagaagaaaatcaagaatAAAATCAAGTCGCAGGAGCCTGCTGTGGAGCAGCAACGTGAAGAGGTCTCGA acTTGTACCGCCGGGCGATGCTGGCTCTGAAGatgaggcaggagcagaggaagcCTCAGTCCGCCATCGCCCCCTGA